In Musa acuminata AAA Group cultivar baxijiao chromosome BXJ3-9, Cavendish_Baxijiao_AAA, whole genome shotgun sequence, a single genomic region encodes these proteins:
- the LOC135649550 gene encoding TOM1-like protein 6 has translation MSSSSAAATVRVEKATSDLLMGPDWTLNMDICDSVNSDHWQAKDVVKAVKKRLQHKNPKVQFLALTLLETMIKNCGDYVHFQVVDREILHEMVRIVKKKTDMQVRDKILVLLDSWQEAFGGAGGKYPQYYWAYADLKRSGVQFPERPPESTLIFTLAPVHAMPIIRNPPVGHGMPNNPALRLDEAMASEMSNLCLSDLASIQSVMELLSEMLKAVNPDDRAAVKDEVIIDLVNQCRFNQRKLMQSINSIRDEELLAQGLELNDNLQGLLAKHDAIASGSPLPAEVSDSVPSPGTPVTPQPAATSRYDAEVEDDDDDFAQLARRNTKINPAGGDSKSIAISDDLDSQNRGAIVLSTVAASTDGASSSAASNKLPDPPASVKTATKEQDIIDLLSITLPSNPSPPPTPPTPPIVSDQWGCSPPVQPVEQGYSHSPQSYAVNQSYIPQNSFISPWLQTRTHSPSPHRSQPQPETRLNSSGYPPPPWATAPADTNANANANPFASTAYPVLGADGSAATYTSMQPSRPVQHYNSFGSRFNNVPATTAGTQTNASVGQMGQPAAPKPYVYTNRLFDDLRDLRNPNAGLKSSNLTSNLSGTSNQGMINGRK, from the exons ATGTCGTCGTCGTCGGCGGCGGCGACGGTGCGAGTGGAGAAGGCTACGAGCGATCTTCTCATGGGGCCGGACTGGACTTTGAACATGGACATCTGCGACTCCGTCAACTCCGACCACTG GCAGGCAAAAGATGTGGTCAAAGCCGTGAAGAAGCGCTTGCAACATAAAAATCCGAAGGTTCAATTTTTAGCTTTGACG CTATTAGAGACAATGATCAAGAATTGTGGTGACTATGTGCATTTTCAAGTTGTTGACCGTGAAATTCTGCATGAGATGGTTAGAATTGTTAAGAAGAAG ACTGATATGCAAGTGAGGGACAAAATTTTGGTATTACTGGATTCTTGGCAAGAAGCATTTGGTGGGGCTGGAGGAAAGTATCCTCAGTATTACTGGGCATATGCTGACTTAAAG AGATCTGGAGTACAGTTCCCAGAACGCCCCCCTGAGTCtactctaatatttactcttgctCCCGTACATGCAATGCCCATAATCAGAAATCCTCCAGTCGGGCATGGCATGCCCAACAATCCTGCTTTAAGACTTGACGAAGCTATGGCATCTGAAATGTCAAATTTGTG TTTATCAGATTTGGCTAGTATTCAGAGTGTGATGGAGTTGTTAAGTGAGATGCTGAAAGCTGTCAATCCAGATGATCGTGCT GCTGTTAAAGATGAAGTGATCATAGATCTCGTCAACCAGTGTCGCTTCAATCAAAGGAAGCTGATGCAATCCATAAATTCAATCAG AGACGAGGAACTTTTGGCTCAAGGCCTGGAATTAAATGATAACTTGCAAGGTTTACTTGCAAAGCATGATGCAATAGCCTCTGGTTCACCACTACCAGCCGAAGTATCTGATTCTGTTCCAAGTCCAGGGACTCCCGTTACACCTCAACCTGCAGCAACAAGTCGGTATGATGCTGAAGTGGAAGATGATGACGATGACTTTGCTCAGTTAGCTCGCAG GAACACGAAAATTAATCCAGCAGGTGGTGACAGCAAATCTATCGCAATTAGTGATGATTTGGACTCGCAAAACCGAGGTGCCATTGTGCTTTCAACTGTAGCAGCAAGCACAGATGGAGCATCATCCTCTGCAGCAAGTAATAAGCTTCCTGATCCTCCAGCCTCTGTTAAAACTGCCACAAAAGAGCAAGATATTATCGACCTTTTAAGTATCACATTGCCATCAAACCCATCACCACCCCCTACTCCTCCAACACCTCCCATTGTTTCAGATCAATGGGGTTGTTCACCTCCAGTTCAGCCAGTTGAACAAGGTTACTCTCACAGTCCCCAGTCCTATGCTGTAAACCAATCTTACATTCCCCAAAACAGCTTCATTTCCCCATGGCTCCAAACTCGGACTCATTCTCCATCTCCACATCGATCACAACCTCAACCTGAGACGCGCTTGAACTCATCTGGTTATCCACCCCCACCATGGGCTACTGCTCCTGCTGATACCAATGCAAATGCCAATGCCAATCCCTTTGCATCAACTGCTTATCCTGTACTCGGTGCCGATGGTTCTGCTGCTACTTACACCTCTATGCAGCCTTCAAGGCCCGTGCAGCACTATAATTCATTCGGCTCTAGGTTTAATAATGTGCCAGCGACCACAGCAGGAACACAGACAAATGCGAGCGTTGGGCAGATGGGGCAGCCAGCTGCTCCCAAACCCTATGTTTATACAAACAGGTTATTCGATGATCTGCGAGACTTGAGAAATCCCAATGCAGGTCTCAAGTCGAGCAATCTGACTTCTAACCTGTCTGGCACATCCAACCAAGGCATGATAAATGGAAGAAAATAA